Sequence from the Herbaspirillum sp. meg3 genome:
TCCAGGCCGAAGTGATCGACCATTTTCAGCAACTCGTCGACGCCTTTTTGGTTGGCGGCGATCTGCGCTTGCAGGTCGGCCAGATTCTGCGCGATGTTGCGTGCAGGGTAGGGGCCGGAGCTGAGCAGGGTCACGGTTTCCTGTTCCAGGAAGCGGCCTGCGCGCACCAGCTGGAAGTTGTTGATCAGGATGCCTTCTTCTTCCACCACGGTGCTGTTGGCCGGCATCGAACCCGGCGTGATGCCGCCGATGTCCGAGTGATGGCCACGTGAACCGACATAGAACAGGATGTCGCGGCCGTCCTTGTCGAAGGCAGGCGTGATCACGGTGATGTCCGGCAAATGCGTGCCGCCGTGATACGGATCGTTGAGCATGAAGACGTCGCCCGGCTGCATCTTGCCGGCGTTCTCGCGGATGATGGTGCGGATGCTTTCGCCCATCGAACCAAGATGTACCGGGATGTGCGGCGCGTTGGCAATCAGGTTGCCTTGCGCATCAAACAGCGCGCACGAGAAGTCCAGGCGTTCCTTGATGTTGACCGAGAAGGCAGTGTTTTGCAGGCGCAGGCCCATTTGTTCCGCGATGCTCATGAACAGGTTGTTGAACACTTCCAGCATCACCGGATCAGCGGTGGTGCCGATGGCTTTGCGCTGCACGCGCGCCTGATAGCGTTGCATCACCAGATGGTTCAGCGGCGTGACTTCTGCCAGCCAGCCCGGTTCGACGATGTTGGTCGCGTTTTTCTCTGCAACGATGGCCGGGCCGTGCACGACGTCGCCGGGGCGCATGTCTTCGCGGCGATACAGTGCAGTGTCATGCCATTGACCGCCGGAGAACAGTTTCACGGTTTCGGTCGATTGCAGCGCACCGTCGCGTGGCGGCAATTGCTCGACTTTCTCTTCGCGATCATTGGACACGCCGATGGCTTCCACCGAGATGGCTTCGATGATCATGTTCTTGTCCGGCATCAGGAAAGAGTAGCGTTTCTTGTACGCCGATTCGAACTGCGACACCATGCTCGCGATATCGCCGAAGGCCACCACGATCACCGAGTCGGTGCCGTCATAGCGCAGGTGCGCACGCTTGAGAACGTTGATCTGGGTTGGTGTCACGCCCTGCGACAACAGATCGTCGCTGGCTTGTGTCGCCAGTTTGTTCAGCTCGGCGTCGAGCTTGCTGATGGAGTAGCCGGTCAAGGGCAGCTCCATCGCCTGTTCGCGCATGGCGGTCTGATCCGCCAGACCCATGCCGTAAGCCGACAGCACACCCGCGAAAGGATGGGCGAAGACGCGCGTCATGCCTAGCGCATCCGCCACCAGGCAGGCATGTTGACCACCGGCGCCGCCGAAGGTCGTCAGCGTGTAATCGGTGACGTCGTGGCCGCGCTGCACCGAGATGAACTTGATCGCGTTGGCCATGTTGCCGACGGCGATTTCGATGAAGCCTTCCGCGACTTCCTCCGGCGTGCGGCGATTTCCGGTTTCTGCAAAGATGCGATCAGCCAGCTCGGTGAACTTCTGCACCACCGCATCACGGTCGAGTGCTTCATCGGCCGCCGGGCCAAACACCTTGGGAAAGTAAGCCGGTTGAATCTTGCCCAGCATGACATTGCAATCGGTGACAGCCAGCTGGCCGCCGCGGCGATAACTGGTCGGGCCGGGATTGGCGCCGGCGCTGTCAGGGCCGACACGATAGCGCGTACCGTCAAAATGCAGGATAGATCCACCGCCCGCAGCCACGGTGTGTATGCTCATCATCGGTGCACGCATGCGCACGCCGGCGACCTGGGTTTCAAACTCGCGCTCGAACTCACCCGCATAGTGCGATACATCCGTCGAGGTGCCGCCCATGTCGAAGCCGATGATCTTGTCGAAACCGGCCGTCTCCGCCGTACGCACCATGCCGACGATACCGCCGGCAGGACCGGACAGGATCGAGTCCTTGCCCTGGAAACGATGCGCGTCGGTCAGTCCGCCATTGCTTTGCATGAAGAGCAGGCGCACGCCTTCCATTTCACCAGCGACCTGATCGACGTAGCGGCGCAGGATAGGCGACAGGTAAGCGTCAACGACTGTGGTGTCGCCGCGCGAGACCAGCTTCATCATGGGGCTGACTTCATGCGAGACAGAGACCTGCGTATAGCCGAGTTCGGTGGCGATCTCCGCCAGCTTTTCTTCATGCGCGGTAAAGCGATAGCCGTGCATCAGCACGATGGCGACGGCGCGATAGCCTTCTTTATATAAAGCTGCGAGTTGCTGGCGCACCGATACGGTATCAAGCGCTTGCACCACGTCGCCGTGCGCGCTCAGACGTTCATCGACTTCCACAACTTTTTCAAACAGCAGTTCCGGCAAGACGATGTTGCGGTCGAACAGGCGCGGACGATTTTGATACGCGATGCGCAAGGCGTCGCGGAATCCCTTGGTGATGACGAGCACGGTCGGATCACCCTTGCGCTCAAGCAGGGCATTGGTGGCGACGGTGGTGCCCATCTTTACTGCTTCCACCTGTTCCGGCGAAATCGCCTCTTCAGGTTTGAGTCCGAGCAGACGCTTGATGCCGGCGACGGCTGCGTCCTTATATTGCTCGGGATTTTCAGACAGCAGTTTGTGTGTCAATAACGTGCCGTCCGGCTGGCGCGCAACGATGTCGGTAAACGTGCCGCCGCGGTCAATCCAGAACTGCCAGCGTTGTTCCCCCAGTTTGGTCTGCTCTTGATTCATGGTGCATTGCCTTTCTCAAATGAACTTTTAGGTGCATTTTTGTTGATGAATTGTCGACACTTTGCACATAAACCGTGCGATAAGAGTCGAACGTTTGTCTGAGGAAACACCGGAAAAACCAGCTAAATCCTCCTTAAAGCCTTGATGCGTCTGTGTTTGCGTCTGAAGTGGCGATCGTTCTAAAAAACTGGCACGCGCTTTGCTAATAACTCGTTAATGATTTGGCGATCATTTGTTGTTTTTAATATTAATAATTTATTGACATATTATCGACGAAACATATAGGATTCAACAAAAAAATAAAGGAGACAAAAAATGGATGAAAACCAGACAAAAAAGAGCGGACCGCAAACCAGCGCAGACACCGCCGCCATTTTTGAGCGTGCCCTCGACGTCGGCCAAACACCGGCGAATAGCAACGCAAGAGCAGCGCAAGCAGGGCAAGTTCGATGAATCCTGAGTCGAGAAGTCGATAGCAATCAGCAGTCAGCAATCAGTAATCAGGCAGCACCAGTAGCGTCAGCAATATCGGAAAGCATCAGTAACGCCGCGCCACTGTGCCGGTCAGCCCTTGCGGGCGGCTGCGTCACATCGGTACAGCGCGTACTGAGCAGTGCAAACAAGTCCAGCCGGCTTATCGGCCTGGAGTGGATCAACACATCCGTCGGTTTTGCGATGGCTGTGAATTGATAAAAAAGCTGGTAGAAAACCGGCAAAAAACCGGTAGCAACTGTGGTGATTTTTGGGTAGCTCCCGCTTCAGGTCTCATGCAGTGGGGGGAATTTTTAGATGTCATTCATCGATATAACAAGGAGCGTCTCATCATGTTAGGTCCCGTCTTCAAACACGCTAAACATCTCGTCAAAGCCGGCCTCGCCGTGTCCTTCTGTGTTGCGGCCTATTCGGCGCAGGCACAGCAGCAGGAAATCAAGATCGGCGTCATCTACCCGCTCAGCGGTGCCGCCGCATCCACCGGCGCAGAAATGAAAGACGCGCTGGAACTGGCCGCCGACATCATCAACAACGGCGCCAAGAGCGTACCCAATCTGCCGTTCTCGGCCGGTGGCGGTCTGCCCAACCTGAAGGGCGCCAAGATCAAGCTGGTGTTCGCTGATTCGCAAGGCAACCCGCAAGTCGGCGCCACCGAAGCCGAGCGCCTGATCACGCAAGAGAAGGTTGTGGCGGTTGTCGGCGCCTATTTCAGCAACGTCACTGCCACCACCAGCCAGGTCGCAGAACGCTACAAGGTGCCTTACCTGAACCCGGAGTCGTCGTCGGCATCGCTGACCCAGCGCGGCTTCAAGTGGTTCTTCCGCACGACAGCGCATGACGATCTGTTCGTCACCAACTTCTATGAATTCTTCAAGGAGCTGGAAGCCAAGAAGAACATCAAGATCAGCAAGCTCGGCGCCTTCAACGAAAACACGTTGTGGGGCAACGAAACCACCAAGCTGGAAACCAAGCTGTCCAAGGACCGTGGCTACGATCTGGTGAAGACCATCGTCTATCCGGCCAAGAGCACCCAGCTGACCTCGGAAGTGCAGTTGCTCAAAGCCGCCGCACCGCAAGTCGTGCTGCAGTCGTCTTACCTCGGCGACGCCATCCTGTCGATGAAGACCTACAAGGAACTGGGCTTCACGCCGGACATGATCCTGGCCAACGACGCCGGTTTCATCGATACGGAATTTGTGAAAACCCTGGGCAAGGATGCCGACTACATCGTCACCCGTGACGTCTGGTCACTCGATCTGGCCGGCAAGAATCCGCTGATCAAGCAAGTCAACGATCTGTTCAACGCACGCTTCAAGATCAATTTCACCGGCAACTCGTCGCGCACCTTCACCGGTCTGATGACACTGGCTGATGCGATCAACCGTGCCGGTTCCACCGATCCGGAAGCAATCCGCAAGGCGCTGTCGGAAACCAATATTCCAGGCAACAAACTGATCATGCCGTGGAAGGGCATCAAGTTCGACGAGCACGGCCAGAACACGCTGAGCTCCGGCATTCTGCTGCAAATCATCAACGGCAAGTACTACACCGTGTGGCCGTTCGACATGGCAACGCGCGACATCGTGTGGCCGATGCCGAAGTGGGATCAACGCAAGTAATTTCTTTGCAGCATCGGCGGGTCGCCGTAACCAAAACATCGATACACAGTAATGCGGCGGCCCCGCTGTTCAGATTCAATTCAGATTCAATTTTTGTCGCAGGTATTTACGGCGCGTAAATAGCGTTAAGGGGAAATTTATGACTTGGGAAATTTTGGTGCAGACCCTGGCGTCCGGTTTGTTGATCGGACTGATTTATGCGCTCGTAGCGATTGGTCTCACGCTGATCTTCGGCGTCATGGACATCGTCAATTTCGCGCATGGCGAATTCCTGATGTTCGGTATGTATTCCAGCTTCTGGCTGTTCGCGCTGTATGCGCTGGATCCTATTTTTACCTTGCCGCTGACGGCCTTGTTCCTGTTCGCGCTGGGTACCGTGCTGTACAAGCTGGTGATTCGCAAGATCACCAATGCGCCGATGGTGTCGCAGATCTTCACGACTTTCGGGCTGATGATCCTGTTCCGCGGCATCGCGCAGTTCTTTTGGAAGGCTGATTTCCGTACGGTTGAAAACTCGATGGTCGCCGGGCATGTGTCCCTTGGCGGCATCCAGATCGGTTCGCCCCAGCTCACAGCCGGCATCGGCGCAATCGTGGTCACCGGCGTGATCTATGCCTTCCTGACTCGTACCAAACTTGGCGCTGCGCTGGAAGCGACGGCGGCCGACAAGGAAGCGGCACAGCTCATGGGCATCGATTCGCAAAAAATGTTCGCGCTGGCCTGGGGCGTCGGCGCTGCCTGTGCCGGTGTAGCGGGGGCATTGCTGTCGACCTTCTTTCCTATCTTTCCGGAGGTCGGCGCCAACTTCATCCTGATCGCCTTCGTGGTGGTGAACCTGGGCGGCTTCGGCAGCGTGGTCGGCGCGCTGATCGCCGGGGTGCTGGTCGGTGTGATCGAAGTGATGGGCGGTCTGTTTCTCGGGCCGCAATACAAGATGGCGATCGTGCTGGTGCTGTTCCTGACGGTGCTGATGTTCCGTCCGCAAGGATTGATGGGCAAGGCCTGATTCTTGTCTTGACCGCCAACTATATTAGAGAGAAACCCATGCTCAAAACCACTTCCAGTCTGCCACTGACGCCGGGCGCGTCAGTCAACGGCTTCAACAAAATCCACGCCTTGCTGGTCGCGCTGCTGGTGCTCGCGCTGGCATTGCCGCTCTACATCACCAGCCCGTCGCACCAGAATCTTGCGATCCTGATCCTGATGGCGGCGCAGATCGGCGTGTCGTGGAACATCGTCGGCGGTTACGCCGGCCAGGTCTCGCTGGGCCACGTCGCGTTTTACGGTATCGGCGCTTACACCTCGGCGATCCTGTTCTCGATCTATGGCATCAATCCATGGTTTGCCATGATCGTCGGCGGCGTCCTTGCAGCCCTGGTCAGCCTGGTGATCGGCTGGTCCTGCTTCCGTCTCAAGGGCCATTACTTTGCGATGGCCACGATTGCAGTGGCGGAAATCATTCAGATCGTCTTCACCAACTGGGACTTCGCCGGTGCAGCCGTCGGTCTGACGATTCCGATGGGCGAGGGCGGTTGGGCCAACATGATCTTCGCCAGCAAGGAACCGTACTACTACATCGCGCTGGGTCTGCTGCTGATCACGCTGCTGGCCAACTTCATCATCGAACGCAGCTTCCTCGGCTATTACTTCCGCGCCATCAAGGATGAGCCGGATGCCGCGCGCAGCCTCGGTGTCAGCCTGTCCCGCTACAAGCAGATCGCGTTCGCCGTCAGCAGTTTTTTCACCGCCATGGGCGGCAGCCTGTACGCGCAGAAAGAGCTCTACATCGATCCGGCCTCGGTGCTTGGCACCGGCATGTCGATCAAGATGGCGCTGGTGGCCATCCTCGGTGGCATCGGCACCTTGTTCGGCCCGCTGGTCGGCGCCGGTCTGCTGACTGCGATCGAAGAAGGCACGCGCACCCTGTTCGGCGGCTCAGGCCGGGGCACCGATCTGATCATCTACGCCGCGCTGATCATAGTGATCGCGGTGTACTACCCGAACGGCATCCTCGGCTATTTGAAGAGCACGTTCGCACGCCGCAAAGCCGTCAAGGCGCAAGCAGAAAACGCCGCCAAGGAGGAATCCAAATGAGTCTGTTACGTGTTGAAAACGTCTACAAGAAATTCGGCGGCCTGACCGCGAACCAGGATATTTCCTTCACGGTCCAGGCCGGTGAAATCGTCGGCCTGATCGGCCCCAACGGCGCCGGCAAGACCACCATGTTCAACTGCATCGCCGGCTATTCGCCGCCGACCACGGGCGACATCTGGCTGGAGGACATGAAAATTTCCGGCATGACGCCGGAGCAATGCGCGCGTGTCGGCATCGGCCGCACCTTTCAGGTGGCACGCACCTTCACCAGCATGACCGCGCTGGAAAACGTGATGGTCGGCGTCTTCCTCAACGAGCGTGGCGTCGGTGCCGCGCGCCGCACCGCGCAGGAGCTGCTCGACTTCGTCAACCTCGGCCGCTTCGCCGACAAGCCGGCCGGCAGCATGACCATCAGCGAACAACGTCGCCTTGCCGTGGCGCGTGCGCTGGCGGTCAAACCAAAGTTGCTGCTGATGGATGAAGTCATGGCCGGTCTCAACCCGACTGAAGTGCGCGAGACCGTGGACGTCGTGCTGAAGATTCGCGACCAGGGCATTTCCTGCCTGATCGTGGAACACGTGCTGGAAGGCATCATGCCGATCGCCAACCAGATCGTGGTGCTCGACTACGGCAAGAAGATTGCCGACGGTTCGCCGCACGACGTATCCAATGATCCGCATGTGATCGCCGCTTATTTGGGAGATGAATGATGCTACAGGTGAGAAATCTGCGAGCCAGCTACGACGGCGTGTTGGCCCTGTCCAAAGTCGACATCGACGTCAAGCCGGGCAGTCTGGTGGCGCTGGTAGGCGGCAACGGCAACGGCAAATCGACCACGCTGCGTGCGATTGCCGGTCTCAACAAGGTCGACGCCGGCAGCATCGTCTTCGACAACACCGACATCGGCAAGGTGCCGCCTTTTGACCGCGTCGGTCTCGGTCTGTCGCTGGTGCCGGAAGGCCGCCGTCTGTTCGGCCGCCTGACCGTGCAGCGCAATCTGGAACTGGGTGCTTATACGCGCAGCAACAAGCACGAGATCGAAGAGTCGATCGAAGACATGTATGCGACTTTTCCGATCATCAAGGAACGCCGTCATCAGCTGGCCGGCACCATGAGCGGCGGCGAGCAGCAGATGCTGGCGATTGCGCGCGGCCTGATGGCCAAGCCGCGTCTGCTGTTGCTGGACGAGCCGTCGTGGGGTATTGCTCCCAAGTTCGTCACCAAGGTGCTCGACACGATCCAGCAAGTCAACGCCAAGGGCGTGTCGATCCTGCTGGTGGAGCAGAACCTGCACAAGGCGCTGGCGATTGCGGATTATGGCTACGTGATTCAGACCGGCCGCATCGTGATGCAAGGCACCGGCGACGAACTGCTGCACAACGAAGACATCAAGAAGGCTTACCTCGGAGGGCTGTGAGATGAGTGAAATGAAGATGAACATGGCAGTTTTTGATGATGCCTTGTCCGCTGCAGACTTACGCGCACTGTGCCGCAGCGGCGAATTTGACGGGCCGACCGCAGGCTATGCCGACAACCACGTGCAGGCCAATCTGATGATCGTGCCGAAGGAATACGCTTTCGATTTCCTCCTGTTCTGTCAGCGCAATCCCAAGCCTTGCCCGCTGGTGGAGGTGCTGGACGCCGGTGCATTTGAGCCGCGTACGGCGCCCGGTGCGGATTTGCGTACCGACCTGCCGGGCTATCGC
This genomic interval carries:
- a CDS encoding branched-chain amino acid ABC transporter permease, with translation MTWEILVQTLASGLLIGLIYALVAIGLTLIFGVMDIVNFAHGEFLMFGMYSSFWLFALYALDPIFTLPLTALFLFALGTVLYKLVIRKITNAPMVSQIFTTFGLMILFRGIAQFFWKADFRTVENSMVAGHVSLGGIQIGSPQLTAGIGAIVVTGVIYAFLTRTKLGAALEATAADKEAAQLMGIDSQKMFALAWGVGAACAGVAGALLSTFFPIFPEVGANFILIAFVVVNLGGFGSVVGALIAGVLVGVIEVMGGLFLGPQYKMAIVLVLFLTVLMFRPQGLMGKA
- a CDS encoding ABC transporter ATP-binding protein; its protein translation is MLQVRNLRASYDGVLALSKVDIDVKPGSLVALVGGNGNGKSTTLRAIAGLNKVDAGSIVFDNTDIGKVPPFDRVGLGLSLVPEGRRLFGRLTVQRNLELGAYTRSNKHEIEESIEDMYATFPIIKERRHQLAGTMSGGEQQMLAIARGLMAKPRLLLLDEPSWGIAPKFVTKVLDTIQQVNAKGVSILLVEQNLHKALAIADYGYVIQTGRIVMQGTGDELLHNEDIKKAYLGGL
- a CDS encoding branched-chain amino acid ABC transporter permease, which codes for MLKTTSSLPLTPGASVNGFNKIHALLVALLVLALALPLYITSPSHQNLAILILMAAQIGVSWNIVGGYAGQVSLGHVAFYGIGAYTSAILFSIYGINPWFAMIVGGVLAALVSLVIGWSCFRLKGHYFAMATIAVAEIIQIVFTNWDFAGAAVGLTIPMGEGGWANMIFASKEPYYYIALGLLLITLLANFIIERSFLGYYFRAIKDEPDAARSLGVSLSRYKQIAFAVSSFFTAMGGSLYAQKELYIDPASVLGTGMSIKMALVAILGGIGTLFGPLVGAGLLTAIEEGTRTLFGGSGRGTDLIIYAALIIVIAVYYPNGILGYLKSTFARRKAVKAQAENAAKEESK
- a CDS encoding ABC transporter ATP-binding protein; translated protein: MSLLRVENVYKKFGGLTANQDISFTVQAGEIVGLIGPNGAGKTTMFNCIAGYSPPTTGDIWLEDMKISGMTPEQCARVGIGRTFQVARTFTSMTALENVMVGVFLNERGVGAARRTAQELLDFVNLGRFADKPAGSMTISEQRRLAVARALAVKPKLLLMDEVMAGLNPTEVRETVDVVLKIRDQGISCLIVEHVLEGIMPIANQIVVLDYGKKIADGSPHDVSNDPHVIAAYLGDE
- a CDS encoding hydantoinase B/oxoprolinase family protein; amino-acid sequence: MNQEQTKLGEQRWQFWIDRGGTFTDIVARQPDGTLLTHKLLSENPEQYKDAAVAGIKRLLGLKPEEAISPEQVEAVKMGTTVATNALLERKGDPTVLVITKGFRDALRIAYQNRPRLFDRNIVLPELLFEKVVEVDERLSAHGDVVQALDTVSVRQQLAALYKEGYRAVAIVLMHGYRFTAHEEKLAEIATELGYTQVSVSHEVSPMMKLVSRGDTTVVDAYLSPILRRYVDQVAGEMEGVRLLFMQSNGGLTDAHRFQGKDSILSGPAGGIVGMVRTAETAGFDKIIGFDMGGTSTDVSHYAGEFEREFETQVAGVRMRAPMMSIHTVAAGGGSILHFDGTRYRVGPDSAGANPGPTSYRRGGQLAVTDCNVMLGKIQPAYFPKVFGPAADEALDRDAVVQKFTELADRIFAETGNRRTPEEVAEGFIEIAVGNMANAIKFISVQRGHDVTDYTLTTFGGAGGQHACLVADALGMTRVFAHPFAGVLSAYGMGLADQTAMREQAMELPLTGYSISKLDAELNKLATQASDDLLSQGVTPTQINVLKRAHLRYDGTDSVIVVAFGDIASMVSQFESAYKKRYSFLMPDKNMIIEAISVEAIGVSNDREEKVEQLPPRDGALQSTETVKLFSGGQWHDTALYRREDMRPGDVVHGPAIVAEKNATNIVEPGWLAEVTPLNHLVMQRYQARVQRKAIGTTADPVMLEVFNNLFMSIAEQMGLRLQNTAFSVNIKERLDFSCALFDAQGNLIANAPHIPVHLGSMGESIRTIIRENAGKMQPGDVFMLNDPYHGGTHLPDITVITPAFDKDGRDILFYVGSRGHHSDIGGITPGSMPANSTVVEEEGILINNFQLVRAGRFLEQETVTLLSSGPYPARNIAQNLADLQAQIAANQKGVDELLKMVDHFGLDVVQAYMGHVQDNAEEAVRRVITLLKDSSYDYPLDNGAVIKVAIRVNHAERTADIDFTGTSPQLNNNFNAPSAICMAAVLYVFRTLVDDEIPLNAGCLKPLNVIIPEGSMLNPRYPAAVVSGNVETSSCITNALYGALGVLASAPGTMNNFTFGNGEYQYYETISGGSGAGKGFNGTDVVQTHMTNSRLTDPEILEWRYPVRLESYEIREHSGGAGQWHGGNGGVRKIRFLEAMTASILSNNRIVPPFGAAGGDPGQCGQNMVIRNDGTQEELSFVASTEMNPGDVFVIATPGGGGFGKPV
- a CDS encoding ABC transporter substrate-binding protein, with protein sequence MLGPVFKHAKHLVKAGLAVSFCVAAYSAQAQQQEIKIGVIYPLSGAAASTGAEMKDALELAADIINNGAKSVPNLPFSAGGGLPNLKGAKIKLVFADSQGNPQVGATEAERLITQEKVVAVVGAYFSNVTATTSQVAERYKVPYLNPESSSASLTQRGFKWFFRTTAHDDLFVTNFYEFFKELEAKKNIKISKLGAFNENTLWGNETTKLETKLSKDRGYDLVKTIVYPAKSTQLTSEVQLLKAAAPQVVLQSSYLGDAILSMKTYKELGFTPDMILANDAGFIDTEFVKTLGKDADYIVTRDVWSLDLAGKNPLIKQVNDLFNARFKINFTGNSSRTFTGLMTLADAINRAGSTDPEAIRKALSETNIPGNKLIMPWKGIKFDEHGQNTLSSGILLQIINGKYYTVWPFDMATRDIVWPMPKWDQRK